From Streptomyces sp. NBC_00683, one genomic window encodes:
- a CDS encoding NADH-quinone oxidoreductase subunit D: MTETTVGIGGAAESTDMVLNIGPQHPSTHGVLRLRLVLDGERIQHAEPVIGYMHRGAEKLFEARDYRQIIMLANRHDWLSAFSNELGVVMAVERMLGMEVPERAVWTRTLLAELNRVLNHLMFLGSYPLELGGITPVFYAFREREELQAVMEEVSGGRMHYMFNRVGGLKEDLPAGWLGRAREAVASVRSRMDVYDRLVLGNEIFRGRTRGVGVLSAEAVHAYGVSGPIARASGVDFDLRRDEPYLAYGELQDTLKVVTRTEGDCLARFECLLEQTHNALDLADACLDRMADLAPGPINQRLPKVLKAPEGHTYAWTENPLGINGYYLVSKGEKTPYRLKLRSASFNNIQALTELLPGTLVADMVAILGSLFFVVGDIDK, translated from the coding sequence ATGACGGAGACGACGGTCGGCATCGGCGGCGCGGCAGAGAGCACCGACATGGTGCTCAACATCGGTCCGCAGCACCCCTCCACACACGGCGTGCTCCGGCTGCGGCTCGTCCTGGACGGTGAACGGATCCAGCACGCCGAACCCGTCATCGGCTATATGCACCGCGGCGCGGAGAAGCTCTTCGAGGCCCGCGACTACCGGCAGATCATCATGCTCGCCAACCGCCACGACTGGCTGTCGGCCTTCTCCAACGAGCTCGGTGTCGTGATGGCCGTCGAGCGCATGCTGGGCATGGAGGTCCCGGAGCGCGCCGTCTGGACGAGGACGCTGCTGGCCGAGCTGAACCGGGTCCTGAACCACCTGATGTTCCTGGGCTCCTACCCCCTCGAACTCGGCGGGATCACTCCGGTCTTCTACGCGTTCCGGGAACGCGAGGAGCTCCAGGCCGTGATGGAGGAGGTCTCCGGCGGCCGGATGCACTACATGTTCAACCGGGTCGGCGGCCTCAAGGAGGACCTTCCCGCGGGCTGGCTGGGGCGGGCCAGGGAGGCCGTCGCCTCGGTCCGCTCCCGGATGGACGTGTACGACCGGCTGGTGCTCGGCAACGAGATCTTCCGGGGCCGTACCAGGGGTGTGGGCGTGCTGTCCGCCGAGGCCGTGCACGCCTACGGGGTGTCCGGTCCGATCGCCCGCGCGTCCGGGGTCGACTTCGATCTGCGGCGCGACGAGCCCTACCTCGCGTACGGGGAGCTGCAGGACACCCTCAAGGTCGTCACCCGGACCGAGGGCGACTGCCTGGCCCGCTTCGAGTGCCTCCTGGAGCAGACGCACAACGCCCTGGACCTGGCGGACGCCTGCCTGGACCGGATGGCGGACCTGGCACCGGGGCCGATCAACCAGCGGTTGCCCAAGGTCCTGAAGGCGCCCGAGGGGCACACCTACGCGTGGACCGAGAACCCGCTCGGCATCAACGGCTACTACCTGGTGTCCAAGGGCGAGAAGACCCCGTACCGGCTGAAGCTCCGCTCCGCCTCGTTCAACAACATCCAGGCGCTCACCGAACTGCTGCCGGGCACTCTCGTCGCCGACATGGTCGCGATCCTGGGGTCGCTCTTCTTCGTCGTCGGGGACATCGACAAGTAG
- a CDS encoding SAM-dependent methyltransferase: protein MTDDWCGWREAAETALYGDGGFYRRPEGPAGHFRTSVHASPLFASAVARLLVGTARELGTDSVDLVDVGAGRGELLTGVLTALRAGSAGPGLVVRAHAVELAPRPAGLDPAIGWSAELPQGTKGLLFANEWLDNVPTDIAEADADGVARYVLVRADGEERLGDPVTGADAEWLARWWPLTGPGARAEIGRPRDEAWTRAVASMAEGVAVAVDYAHVRGARPPFGTLTGFRAGREVRPVPDGSCDLTSHVALDACAEAAAGNGAVAELLDQRTALKELGVSGERPPLARASTDPAGYVRALAAAGEAAELTARGGLGDFGWLRQRTAPGPRPVPPPV from the coding sequence GTGACGGATGACTGGTGCGGATGGCGGGAAGCGGCAGAGACCGCTTTGTACGGGGACGGGGGCTTCTACCGGCGCCCCGAGGGGCCGGCGGGCCATTTCCGCACATCGGTGCACGCATCCCCGCTGTTCGCCTCCGCCGTCGCCCGGCTGCTCGTCGGTACGGCGCGCGAGCTGGGAACGGACTCCGTGGACCTGGTGGATGTGGGAGCGGGCAGGGGTGAGCTGCTGACCGGCGTGCTGACGGCGCTGCGGGCCGGGTCCGCCGGTCCGGGACTCGTCGTACGGGCCCACGCCGTGGAACTCGCTCCACGGCCGGCGGGCCTGGACCCTGCCATCGGGTGGAGCGCCGAGCTGCCGCAGGGCACGAAGGGCCTGCTGTTCGCCAACGAATGGCTGGACAACGTCCCGACGGACATCGCCGAGGCCGACGCCGACGGAGTGGCCCGCTACGTCCTCGTCCGGGCCGACGGCGAGGAACGGCTGGGCGATCCGGTGACCGGGGCGGACGCGGAGTGGCTGGCCCGCTGGTGGCCGCTGACCGGACCGGGTGCCCGTGCGGAGATCGGCCGGCCGCGCGACGAGGCCTGGACCCGGGCGGTCGCCTCGATGGCCGAGGGGGTCGCGGTCGCGGTCGACTACGCGCATGTACGGGGGGCGAGGCCGCCGTTCGGAACACTGACCGGCTTCCGGGCCGGCCGCGAGGTGCGGCCCGTGCCGGACGGCAGCTGCGACCTGACCTCGCACGTGGCGCTGGACGCGTGCGCGGAGGCGGCGGCGGGCAACGGCGCGGTGGCCGAACTGCTGGATCAGCGGACGGCGCTGAAGGAGCTGGGGGTCAGCGGCGAACGTCCGCCTCTGGCACGGGCGTCGACGGATCCGGCGGGCTATGTGCGGGCACTCGCGGCGGCCGGAGAGGCTGCTGAACTCACCGCCCGGGGCGGGCTCGGCGACTTCGGGTGGCTGCGGCAGCGGACAGCGCCGGGGCCTCGCCCCGTGCCCCCGCCGGTCTGA